A region from the Methanobacterium sp. Maddingley MBC34 genome encodes:
- a CDS encoding GDP-D-mannose dehydratase (PFAM: NAD dependent epimerase/dehydratase family~TIGRFAM: GDP-mannose 4,6-dehydratase), translating into MNWKDKNVLITGIGGFAGSYLAKELISRETNVYGLIRRRADGTIAKNIIDRGIAGEVNLIEGDLTDVTSLADALDHSQPDYIFHLAAQSFVERSFHNSQETQNINCMGTANLLETVRVKDSDSKIVFAGSSEEYGLVLSSQEQYENAKKDYGTIFPEPENIPEVPINETNPLRPMSPYAVSKVYGDYLMRNYYHSYGVDAVVSRAFNHEGAGRGIMFVTSVVTNQIMKLKFGEIDRIVIGNLNALRDWSHVKDIVNGYLLLAEKGQGGEVYNQGSMRTNSVLSYILLGLEEAGWDVNKIEAANGGKEIQDPTESDESPIFGIKFPKTKVDQLILEGELEYTIEDKGIKVDTQQGDVMVEFNPDRFRPAEVPILLADTNKIQKLGAKIEYSLNNILNDQLNYFLKKENRSL; encoded by the coding sequence ATGAACTGGAAAGATAAAAACGTGCTTATAACAGGAATAGGTGGATTTGCCGGATCTTATCTTGCTAAAGAACTTATTAGTAGAGAAACTAATGTTTATGGATTAATTCGAAGAAGAGCCGATGGTACAATAGCTAAAAACATTATCGACCGAGGTATAGCTGGTGAAGTAAACCTTATTGAAGGAGACCTTACTGATGTAACATCCCTTGCCGATGCCCTGGATCATTCCCAGCCTGATTACATTTTTCACCTTGCAGCCCAGTCTTTTGTGGAAAGATCATTCCATAATTCTCAGGAAACCCAGAACATTAACTGCATGGGGACTGCCAATCTCCTGGAAACCGTGCGGGTCAAAGATTCAGACTCAAAAATTGTCTTCGCAGGATCCAGTGAAGAATATGGGTTAGTTCTCTCATCCCAGGAACAGTATGAAAATGCTAAAAAAGATTATGGAACCATATTCCCTGAACCTGAAAATATTCCAGAAGTGCCGATAAATGAAACCAATCCCTTAAGGCCAATGTCTCCTTATGCTGTGTCTAAAGTTTATGGAGATTACTTGATGCGAAATTATTATCATTCTTATGGTGTAGATGCCGTTGTTTCTCGAGCTTTTAACCATGAAGGAGCAGGAAGGGGAATAATGTTCGTTACTTCTGTGGTAACCAATCAGATTATGAAACTAAAATTCGGTGAAATAGACCGTATTGTAATTGGAAACCTAAACGCCCTCCGGGACTGGTCACATGTTAAGGACATAGTTAATGGATACCTTTTACTTGCTGAAAAAGGGCAGGGAGGTGAAGTTTACAACCAGGGTTCCATGCGCACCAATTCCGTTTTGAGTTATATTCTCCTTGGATTAGAGGAAGCTGGTTGGGATGTGAATAAAATTGAAGCAGCCAATGGTGGTAAAGAAATCCAGGATCCAACTGAATCTGATGAAAGCCCGATATTTGGTATTAAATTCCCTAAAACAAAGGTTGACCAGTTAATTTTAGAGGGAGAACTGGAATATACCATTGAGGATAAGGGAATCAAAGTGGATACCCAACAGGGAGATGTGATGGTTGAGTTTAACCCTGACCGTTTCAGGCCAGCTGAAGTACCCATCCTACTGGCTGATACTAATAAAATCCAAAAATTAGGTGCTAAGATAGAATATAGTTTAAATAACATCTTAAACGATCAGTTGAATTATTTTTTGAAAAAAGAAAATAGAAGTCTCTAA
- a CDS encoding membrane protein involved in the export of O-antigen and teichoic acid (PFAM: Polysaccharide biosynthesis protein), with product MSNVRIMAKNTTVLFVSQLLTYVIGFFVTIYSARYLGVEGYGILSYALALGGILIVFTELGLSTLSIREISRDKSLAQKYTSNILVIKVVLSLITILATFVIVNVMNYPQNTAYIIYIIMGSYVINAFTTILSSLSQAYEKMEYLSLGSILNSIIMLMGVLLVTHYQLGIVIFASIYLFDNLICLIYWIIISAWKFILPKIEFDWNFSKITMKESIPFAITGIFALIAFRIDTVMLSLLSGDVAVGFYTAAYKLMEVMIFIPAVYVTSIYPIFSRFHVSSRDILKFSYEKSFQYMIILSLPIAVGTTLLADEIILLIYQSGFAASIVALQIVIWAIPLIFFNNVLATSMASINKQRDAMKIVFFAMIFNIIMNLIFIPLYGFMAAACVTVLTELFTFTFYARNMSRYGFKIHLTKILSKPVIASLVMGIFITLINLNLFLEIFISVIIYFGVLFLLKTFKEEDFDLIKQMKNKE from the coding sequence ATGAGTAATGTAAGGATAATGGCAAAGAATACAACTGTACTTTTTGTCTCCCAACTTTTAACATATGTAATAGGTTTTTTTGTCACAATCTATTCAGCTCGTTACTTAGGTGTCGAAGGTTATGGGATCCTGTCCTATGCTCTTGCTTTAGGTGGAATATTAATTGTTTTTACAGAACTAGGATTATCTACATTATCTATTCGAGAAATCTCAAGGGATAAAAGCCTTGCACAAAAATACACATCCAACATATTGGTAATAAAAGTAGTACTATCCCTGATTACTATATTGGCGACTTTTGTAATTGTAAATGTGATGAACTACCCTCAGAATACTGCTTATATCATTTACATTATCATGGGTTCTTATGTAATAAACGCATTTACTACAATTCTTTCGTCACTTTCCCAGGCCTACGAAAAAATGGAATACCTCTCTTTAGGATCCATCCTAAACAGTATTATTATGCTGATGGGAGTTTTACTGGTAACACACTATCAACTGGGCATAGTGATATTTGCATCCATCTATTTATTCGATAACCTAATCTGTTTAATTTATTGGATTATAATTTCAGCTTGGAAATTCATTTTACCAAAAATAGAATTTGACTGGAATTTTTCAAAAATTACCATGAAAGAATCAATTCCATTTGCTATTACAGGTATATTCGCATTAATTGCCTTTAGAATAGACACAGTAATGTTATCCTTACTTTCAGGAGATGTTGCTGTAGGTTTTTACACAGCAGCTTATAAATTAATGGAAGTAATGATTTTCATTCCTGCTGTTTATGTAACATCTATATATCCTATTTTCTCAAGATTTCATGTCTCATCCAGGGATATTCTGAAATTTTCGTACGAAAAATCTTTCCAGTACATGATTATACTATCCCTACCAATTGCAGTGGGAACAACCTTACTTGCTGATGAAATTATACTGTTAATTTATCAATCAGGATTTGCTGCGTCGATAGTAGCCCTTCAAATTGTAATCTGGGCCATCCCATTAATATTCTTTAACAATGTATTAGCCACATCTATGGCATCCATAAACAAACAGAGAGATGCCATGAAAATTGTATTCTTCGCAATGATATTCAACATAATTATGAATTTAATATTCATTCCATTGTATGGATTCATGGCAGCTGCTTGCGTTACAGTGTTGACGGAACTCTTCACATTTACATTCTATGCCCGTAACATGTCCAGATACGGTTTTAAAATACATTTAACAAAAATTTTGTCAAAACCAGTGATTGCAAGTTTAGTTATGGGGATATTCATAACGTTAATAAATTTAAACCTTTTCCTGGAGATTTTCATCTCGGTAATCATTTATTTCGGAGTTTTATTCTTATTAAAAACTTTTAAAGAGGAAGATTTTGATTTAATAAAACAAATGAAAAACAAAGAGTAA
- a CDS encoding putative membrane protein (overlaps another CDS with the same product name), translated as MIIHANVFSYVIALAAALILSLVLRLPLLPEKPMRQSWTISAVFPTAVLAIGFYAMLCELGYQGYIVALITGIITALFAKFILEKVVPTPESDKVEEEGSHE; from the coding sequence ATGATTATTCATGCTAATGTGTTCAGTTATGTTATTGCCCTGGCTGCAGCATTGATACTTAGCCTGGTTTTAAGGCTTCCCTTACTTCCTGAAAAACCTATGAGACAATCCTGGACCATCAGTGCTGTATTCCCAACTGCAGTATTGGCTATTGGGTTTTATGCCATGTTATGTGAGTTAGGTTATCAGGGATATATTGTGGCATTAATCACCGGGATCATCACTGCTTTATTTGCCAAATTTATTTTAGAAAAAGTAGTACCCACACCAGAATCAGATAAGGTGGAGGAGGAAGGGTCCCATGAATGA
- a CDS encoding putative membrane protein (overlaps another CDS with the same product name): MNEILGIVIAAVISWLNFVLIDTWMGLPEGPGVKGADVIGRSIKERGGDLAGGFFQGNIVCSPDASAGTLLASIGCYAIGTPEGGLIAAVLVYFGNRLCADPGYAGTTGALSITVIIFLTSLIGFKTEYFIIGMVLAIVTIQGLYHPGASRLLGKIAEKMGRHTKLT; this comes from the coding sequence ATGAATGAAATTTTAGGAATAGTGATTGCTGCTGTTATCTCGTGGCTAAATTTTGTACTGATAGATACCTGGATGGGACTTCCAGAAGGACCTGGAGTTAAGGGTGCTGATGTAATCGGTAGATCAATTAAGGAAAGAGGCGGGGATTTGGCAGGAGGATTCTTCCAGGGAAACATTGTTTGTTCACCTGATGCATCAGCCGGAACTTTACTAGCCTCAATTGGTTGTTATGCCATCGGAACTCCAGAAGGAGGATTAATAGCTGCAGTACTGGTATACTTTGGTAACCGGTTATGTGCAGACCCAGGATACGCAGGAACCACTGGGGCACTAAGCATCACGGTTATAATATTCTTAACCTCATTAATTGGATTTAAAACCGAATACTTCATTATAGGTATGGTACTGGCTATTGTAACCATACAGGGATTATATCACCCTGGAGCATCACGTCTTTTAGGGAAAATAGCCGAGAAAATGGGGAGACATACCAAGTTAACCTAA
- a CDS encoding putative membrane protein (overlaps another CDS with the same product name~PFAM: Predicted membrane protein (DUF2109)), translating into MLIEILGIIVVLMALRTLVAQNRSERLLYLNVIGFSMSAIIALYIQTPFGAIIAITFFITSTLSSNAIAYSLGRVKEEILVK; encoded by the coding sequence ATGTTAATTGAAATATTAGGCATAATAGTAGTACTCATGGCACTGCGCACACTGGTAGCTCAGAACCGTTCAGAACGTTTACTTTACCTTAACGTTATTGGTTTCAGCATGTCTGCAATCATTGCCTTATACATACAGACACCCTTCGGAGCAATAATAGCCATCACATTCTTTATAACATCCACCCTAAGCTCCAATGCCATTGCTTACTCTCTGGGAAGGGTGAAAGAAGAGATCCTGGTGAAATAA
- a CDS encoding putative membrane protein (overlaps another CDS with the same product name~PFAM: Predicted membrane protein (DUF2108)), which produces MYLDFVNLTTVSAALALIGTAGIIALPKPLDKVIMFALLQGGFIGMIIAAKYLDVAMAAAIFDPISIIILLIGIIKLNEVRKKKEESQEEGNLA; this is translated from the coding sequence ATGTACCTTGACTTTGTAAACTTAACCACTGTATCGGCAGCACTTGCCCTTATTGGCACTGCCGGGATCATAGCCCTTCCAAAGCCCCTGGATAAAGTGATCATGTTTGCACTCCTCCAGGGAGGGTTCATAGGAATGATCATAGCTGCAAAATACCTGGACGTGGCCATGGCTGCAGCCATCTTTGACCCAATTTCCATTATTATCCTATTAATCGGAATCATCAAATTAAATGAAGTCCGAAAGAAAAAAGAAGAATCCCAGGAGGAAGGGAACCTTGCTTGA
- a CDS encoding putative membrane protein (overlaps another CDS with the same product name~PFAM: Predicted membrane protein (DUF2107)), producing MLDIYIWFYTGVALTILGGVATAIGPGVKDPIVRTLNTEIAAVGVSLIFLTYNHTIALLTYIAATTIITMILLRAIVRLEEVGAKL from the coding sequence TTGCTTGATATTTATATATGGTTCTACACAGGAGTGGCACTTACCATCCTTGGGGGCGTTGCTACGGCCATAGGCCCCGGAGTTAAAGACCCCATTGTAAGGACCTTAAACACTGAAATTGCTGCAGTTGGTGTTTCACTCATATTTTTAACCTATAACCACACCATTGCCCTTTTAACCTACATTGCAGCCACCACCATCATTACCATGATCCTATTACGGGCTATTGTCAGATTAGAAGAAGTGGGGGCCAAATTATGA
- a CDS encoding putative membrane protein (overlaps another CDS with the same product name~PFAM: Predicted membrane protein (DUF2106)) — MISIGRLWNALANPKRIPRLFSVILGVLLLAGFLVPMGLNDNQLYPRPAPQLQIDEQDPLAPYDRGGSPLTAPGIVKSQYPQFSPESGMVTGYLSPIAISVSNTTLYYGTSIYSSPGGLIDEILYYSRGFDTVLESSILMMAFVIASWVALNFTMKRREDE, encoded by the coding sequence ATGATTAGTATAGGTCGACTTTGGAATGCACTGGCCAATCCTAAGAGAATTCCACGATTATTCTCAGTGATCCTGGGAGTTTTACTACTGGCCGGTTTCCTGGTACCCATGGGACTTAATGACAATCAACTGTACCCCAGACCCGCACCTCAATTACAGATAGACGAACAGGACCCCCTGGCACCTTACGATCGTGGCGGAAGCCCCCTGACAGCACCAGGAATCGTGAAATCACAGTACCCTCAATTCTCACCAGAATCCGGAATGGTAACTGGTTATTTATCCCCTATCGCCATATCCGTCAGCAACACTACCCTTTACTATGGTACATCCATATATTCATCTCCAGGAGGATTAATAGATGAAATATTATACTATTCAAGGGGATTCGACACAGTCCTGGAGTCCAGCATACTTATGATGGCCTTTGTAATTGCATCATGGGTGGCACTCAACTTCACCATGAAAAGGAGGGAAGATGAATGA
- a CDS encoding putative membrane protein (overlaps another CDS with the same product name~PFAM: Predicted membrane protein (DUF2105)), whose product MSASVLVPSVVSPIVVSLYIPAIFTGLIVGLIGLLAISYQKNDLSALILTDIVGIGMLIMVAAVGTDLAESLILPGLVVELAEILAISEILMSREIRKQGKDVDLIPLPMKMDMEILTTAPNFLAVILIAYGAFLTGFTGGAVAGGGILIYVLSRRVRGVPADIWEGVAGVSGIAWCLWLVGFVIFFVFPQFWLLALFLAAFGVFIKVTFKMGLIGVIGREEFKKE is encoded by the coding sequence ATGAGCGCATCTGTACTGGTTCCCAGCGTTGTATCCCCCATTGTGGTGTCACTTTACATTCCTGCAATATTCACCGGATTAATTGTAGGATTAATCGGACTTTTAGCCATATCCTACCAGAAAAACGATTTAAGCGCACTGATACTCACGGATATAGTGGGAATAGGAATGCTGATCATGGTGGCAGCAGTGGGAACAGATCTGGCTGAATCACTCATACTACCGGGACTGGTGGTTGAACTTGCCGAAATCCTGGCTATCTCCGAAATCTTAATGAGTAGAGAAATACGAAAACAGGGCAAAGATGTTGATCTTATCCCATTACCCATGAAAATGGACATGGAAATATTAACCACTGCCCCTAATTTCCTGGCAGTTATATTAATAGCATACGGCGCTTTCCTCACTGGATTTACAGGAGGTGCAGTTGCTGGTGGCGGTATATTAATATATGTACTGTCCAGAAGAGTACGTGGAGTTCCAGCTGATATCTGGGAAGGTGTTGCAGGAGTATCAGGTATTGCATGGTGCTTATGGTTAGTAGGATTTGTAATATTCTTTGTATTCCCCCAGTTCTGGCTCCTGGCATTGTTCCTGGCAGCATTCGGTGTGTTTATCAAAGTAACATTTAAAATGGGCCTTATAGGAGTTATTGGCCGTGAAGAATTCAAAAAGGAGTAG
- a CDS encoding putative membrane protein (overlaps another CDS with the same product name~PFAM: NADH dehydrogenase I, subunit N related protein): MDIIILGQQLLGYIPLGDIVLYMAPLNLFMFAGALAFTTLIAISKTETQVEAEFGTLKDKGVTVDKKEFKIRRFLAIVCGLATAGAMITGDVFDFTLFVCLIGIVNIGIVAAVKQVDVLDAAFQYGLVAMIATLPLFGGAALILAATGTISLLEIVNIPTTAMMVFGSLLLFLGVAGETGVAPFYATKAEMFRTPGSPFLLIIHLSSLLVIVRVIEILLIINKPF; encoded by the coding sequence ATGGATATCATTATACTGGGCCAACAATTACTGGGATACATCCCTCTGGGAGATATTGTCCTTTACATGGCTCCCCTCAACCTGTTCATGTTCGCCGGTGCACTGGCCTTCACTACTCTCATTGCCATCAGCAAGACAGAAACCCAGGTTGAAGCAGAATTCGGGACCCTTAAAGACAAAGGTGTGACCGTAGATAAAAAAGAATTCAAAATTCGCAGGTTCCTGGCCATAGTTTGTGGACTGGCCACCGCCGGTGCAATGATCACTGGAGACGTATTTGATTTCACCCTGTTTGTCTGTCTAATAGGTATTGTTAACATAGGAATAGTAGCTGCCGTGAAACAGGTGGACGTCTTAGATGCTGCCTTCCAGTACGGTCTGGTGGCTATGATTGCCACTTTACCCCTCTTTGGAGGGGCGGCGTTGATCCTGGCAGCAACCGGAACTATCAGCCTACTGGAAATTGTGAACATACCCACCACTGCCATGATGGTTTTTGGTTCTCTCCTCCTATTTTTAGGAGTTGCTGGTGAAACTGGTGTGGCACCATTTTATGCCACTAAAGCAGAGATGTTCCGTACTCCAGGATCACCATTCCTTTTAATAATACACCTAAGCTCACTGCTGGTAATTGTTAGAGTTATTGAAATACTCCTAATCATAAACAAACCATTCTAA
- a CDS encoding formate hydrogenlyase subunit 4 (PFAM: NADH dehydrogenase): MIILNLMANILLNVLIAFLVGSVLFGLQRKIMARIQMRPGPPIIQHLLHTLKFFIKESSFPQTAAMPFYIAITAMLCVIWVAAVIVGPVTEGSLLLIFAIYAIHKIVEHNAGSSSGSPYGKLSCVRAVFSAAAEVPLFAVLIIIYFKTGTMTLSSIVSFQAASGPLIYSIPLAAAMFFVLILSKAPYSPFAITKGKDIISGYETEHFGLLRGYLMMSESIAWYMLLWVFLTVFIGGLSPLWYLVGMVLMSAIVALINATTPILNPNHSIMMQVSFAIIGIVGSFALLLY, translated from the coding sequence GTGATCATATTGAACTTAATGGCAAACATTCTGTTAAACGTTCTCATCGCATTTCTGGTGGGAAGTGTCCTTTTCGGACTGCAGAGGAAGATAATGGCCAGGATACAAATGAGGCCAGGGCCACCCATCATCCAGCACCTCTTACACACCTTAAAATTCTTCATTAAAGAATCTTCATTCCCTCAAACAGCTGCAATGCCATTTTACATAGCTATAACAGCCATGTTATGTGTTATATGGGTGGCAGCAGTCATAGTGGGTCCAGTGACTGAAGGGTCACTTCTATTAATATTTGCCATTTATGCCATCCACAAGATCGTGGAACACAATGCAGGATCCTCTTCAGGATCCCCTTATGGTAAGTTAAGTTGTGTAAGGGCAGTTTTCTCAGCAGCAGCCGAGGTACCACTGTTTGCAGTTTTAATCATAATTTACTTTAAAACCGGGACCATGACCCTGAGTAGCATTGTCAGTTTCCAGGCTGCCAGCGGACCCCTTATATACAGTATACCTTTAGCCGCTGCCATGTTCTTCGTTTTAATACTTTCTAAAGCACCTTACTCTCCCTTCGCCATAACCAAGGGTAAAGATATCATTTCAGGATACGAAACTGAACACTTCGGATTGCTCCGTGGTTACCTGATGATGTCAGAGTCAATTGCATGGTATATGCTTTTATGGGTGTTTTTAACAGTATTTATTGGTGGATTAAGTCCACTTTGGTATCTAGTGGGTATGGTCCTCATGTCTGCAATTGTGGCCCTTATAAATGCCACTACCCCTATCTTAAACCCCAATCATTCCATAATGATGCAGGTTAGCTTTGCAATAATTGGAATCGTAGGTTCCTTTGCACTTTTACTATATTAA
- a CDS encoding putative membrane protein (PFAM: Predicted membrane protein (DUF2104)), producing MNETIYLLYILSFVVGSIVGLVASYRKYKAPYAIGKLDALAVVLAVIGWTLAINSALITFIPYYITITIGVFLLAMVLGMRPGYGRNETFIGIIVAGVIWIIRTVIL from the coding sequence ATGAATGAAACAATTTACTTACTTTACATACTTTCCTTTGTAGTGGGATCCATAGTGGGACTGGTGGCAAGTTACCGGAAATACAAGGCACCCTATGCCATTGGAAAGCTTGATGCCCTAGCTGTGGTGCTGGCTGTTATAGGCTGGACACTGGCCATTAACAGCGCACTAATCACTTTCATACCTTATTACATCACTATAACCATAGGCGTGTTCCTCCTGGCAATGGTGCTAGGGATGAGACCAGGTTATGGTCGTAACGAGACATTTATCGGCATTATAGTTGCCGGAGTCATCTGGATTATAAGGACGGTGATCCTTTGA
- a CDS encoding hypothetical protein (PFAM: Domain of unknown function (DUF1959)), producing the protein MSKEDTEKTGDISSLDEDDILRIMKMRIVESYRWKLDIVEPISKELGISEDELEEILIRRLDMASLEALHPRYESSRHHCIKEKLHSDLRLCWLSDAMNILSEEETEEIKNKIAAEILTEGKSYQEALEDGRKDLLKYLMR; encoded by the coding sequence TTGAGCAAAGAGGATACAGAAAAAACTGGTGACATATCCAGTTTGGATGAAGATGATATACTGCGCATCATGAAGATGCGAATTGTTGAAAGTTACCGCTGGAAACTGGATATAGTTGAACCTATCTCCAAGGAACTGGGAATTTCAGAAGATGAACTGGAAGAAATATTAATCAGAAGGTTGGATATGGCCAGTTTAGAGGCCTTACACCCGCGCTATGAATCATCAAGGCATCACTGTATAAAAGAAAAACTGCACTCTGACTTGAGATTATGCTGGTTATCAGATGCTATGAACATATTATCTGAAGAAGAAACTGAAGAAATTAAGAATAAAATTGCTGCTGAAATATTAACAGAAGGTAAATCTTACCAGGAAGCCTTAGAAGACGGTAGGAAAGATTTACTGAAATATCTAATGAGATAA
- a CDS encoding Ni,Fe-hydrogenase III small subunit (PFAM: NADH ubiquinone oxidoreductase, 20 Kd subunit) → MLDALKDVVRKSSIHVCLINTGGCNGCDIEVVALLSPRYDLEQYGIYVHNNPREADVILVTGAMSEQWKKNLQRIYAKAPEPKIVVAIGNCPLTGDVFNQEGCKIYAPVSDFIPVDAEIPGCPPRPTEILAAILAVGPDAIAAKGRQKE, encoded by the coding sequence ATGTTAGATGCCCTTAAAGATGTTGTAAGGAAAAGTTCAATTCACGTATGCCTTATTAACACTGGAGGATGTAACGGCTGTGACATCGAAGTGGTGGCACTCTTATCACCCCGCTACGATTTAGAACAGTACGGTATCTACGTCCATAACAACCCCAGGGAAGCCGATGTAATACTGGTAACCGGGGCCATGTCTGAACAGTGGAAAAAGAACCTGCAAAGAATTTACGCTAAAGCCCCAGAACCCAAGATAGTGGTGGCAATAGGAAACTGTCCCTTAACAGGGGATGTTTTCAACCAGGAAGGATGCAAAATATACGCCCCTGTATCTGATTTCATTCCAGTGGATGCTGAAATACCTGGATGCCCACCCAGACCAACGGAGATATTAGCTGCTATTTTAGCTGTGGGCCCTGATGCCATAGCAGCCAAAGGGAGGCAAAAAGAATGA